CCGCGCGCAGGGCCAGCTCGCCGCCGTGATCAAGGCCGTCGAGGAGGGCCGCCCCTGCCCCGAGGTCGCGACGCAGCTCGCCGCGACGTCGAAGGCGCTCGACCGCGCCGGCGTGGCGCTGGTCAGCTCCGCCATGCAGGATTGCCTGGCCGGGCCCGAGGCCTCGTCCGCGGACGCGATCACGCCGAGCGA
The nucleotide sequence above comes from Trueperaceae bacterium. Encoded proteins:
- a CDS encoding metal-sensitive transcriptional regulator, with the translated sequence RAQGQLAAVIKAVEEGRPCPEVATQLAATSKALDRAGVALVSSAMQDCLAGPEASSADAITPSDFERLLMMFA